In a single window of the Luteolibacter sp. Y139 genome:
- the metE gene encoding 5-methyltetrahydropteroyltriglutamate--homocysteine S-methyltransferase, whose product MNATTHVSGYPRIGAKRELKQALEAFWGGKLDAAGLDDLAKELRLRHWQEQAGLSFVTTNDFSLYDGMLDLACTFGAIPERFGPAESPMTLERYFRMARGRSRQGSAPDVVPLELTKWFDTNYHYLVPELQPEQSFRFAWDKAVRETKEAIAAGFTPKPVVIGPVTFLALSKMEGGDPLSLISRLVPVYRELLQALAEAGAEWVEISEPILASRRDEAVLSALEEAWDELRPAAPLKLLLAVPFGRLGDALPRVCALGFDGLHVDATRAAADLPWLHANFPKDRALSLGLIDGRSIWRADIEVLRALADSFREKQLWLGTSCSLQHVPHHLDAETSLDSGLRSWLSFAREKVGELIAVAAENAKPDANAAARAALASRRAHPGVKIRKVRDAVATLDQAAANRGRPLEERLKLQRQTLKLPLFPTTTIGSFPQTAEIRRLRARHRKGELDVAGYEAGLDTATRETIRLQEELGLDVLVHGEFERTDMVEFFGEMLEGIAVTANGWVQSYGSRCVKPPVIWGDIVRPSPMTVDVSAKAQALTDKPVKGMLTGPITILQWSFVRDDLPRALVALQLALAIRQEVVDLEAAGLKFIQVDEPGLREGLPLDAAERESYLDAAVRAFRVSVAGVRDETQIHTHMCYAEFDDVAGAIAALEADVISLEASRSRMEALHAVTAGGIGSDVGPGVWDIHSPRVPSVEEMTALLERAADVLPAERLWVNPDCGLKTRGWEETKASLENLVAAAKALRTKVTVGA is encoded by the coding sequence ATGAATGCAACCACACACGTCTCCGGCTACCCGCGCATCGGCGCGAAGCGCGAACTGAAGCAAGCGCTCGAAGCCTTCTGGGGCGGCAAGCTTGATGCCGCGGGTCTCGACGACCTTGCGAAGGAACTGCGCCTCCGCCACTGGCAGGAGCAGGCCGGACTCTCCTTCGTCACCACGAACGACTTCAGCCTCTACGATGGCATGCTCGATCTCGCCTGCACCTTCGGCGCGATCCCCGAGCGCTTCGGCCCGGCGGAGTCGCCGATGACGCTTGAGCGCTACTTCCGCATGGCCCGCGGCCGCAGCCGCCAGGGTAGCGCGCCGGACGTGGTGCCGCTGGAGCTGACCAAGTGGTTCGACACGAACTACCACTACCTGGTGCCCGAGCTTCAGCCGGAACAAAGCTTCCGCTTCGCATGGGACAAAGCCGTGCGCGAGACGAAGGAAGCCATTGCCGCAGGCTTCACGCCGAAGCCGGTGGTGATCGGCCCCGTGACCTTCCTCGCGCTTTCGAAGATGGAAGGCGGCGATCCGCTGTCTCTCATTTCACGACTGGTGCCGGTCTATCGCGAACTCCTGCAAGCACTCGCCGAAGCCGGTGCGGAGTGGGTGGAAATCAGCGAGCCGATCCTTGCCAGCCGTCGTGATGAAGCGGTGCTCTCGGCGCTTGAAGAAGCATGGGATGAGCTGCGCCCTGCCGCCCCATTAAAGCTGCTGTTAGCCGTGCCCTTCGGTCGCCTCGGCGATGCCCTGCCACGAGTCTGTGCGCTGGGTTTCGATGGACTGCACGTCGATGCCACTCGCGCCGCAGCAGACCTGCCATGGTTGCATGCGAACTTCCCGAAGGATCGTGCGCTCTCGCTCGGGCTCATCGATGGCCGCAGCATCTGGCGTGCGGACATCGAGGTGCTGCGCGCGTTGGCGGATTCGTTCCGCGAGAAACAGCTGTGGCTGGGCACCTCGTGCAGCCTCCAGCATGTGCCGCATCATTTGGATGCGGAAACGTCGCTCGATTCCGGCCTTCGCTCATGGCTCTCTTTCGCTCGCGAAAAGGTCGGCGAACTGATCGCCGTCGCCGCGGAGAACGCCAAGCCGGATGCGAATGCCGCCGCCAGGGCTGCGCTCGCATCGCGCCGCGCTCACCCGGGAGTGAAGATCCGCAAGGTCCGCGACGCGGTGGCGACCCTGGATCAAGCCGCCGCCAACCGTGGACGCCCTTTGGAAGAACGCCTCAAGCTCCAGCGGCAGACGCTCAAGCTCCCGCTCTTCCCCACCACCACCATCGGCTCCTTCCCGCAGACCGCCGAGATCCGCCGCCTGCGCGCACGCCATCGCAAGGGCGAGCTCGATGTCGCCGGTTACGAAGCCGGGCTCGATACCGCGACGCGCGAAACGATCCGCCTTCAGGAAGAACTCGGCCTCGATGTGCTGGTCCACGGCGAATTCGAGCGGACGGACATGGTCGAGTTCTTCGGCGAGATGTTAGAGGGCATCGCCGTCACCGCGAATGGCTGGGTGCAGAGCTACGGCTCGCGCTGCGTGAAGCCGCCGGTCATCTGGGGTGACATCGTCCGCCCCAGCCCGATGACCGTGGACGTCAGCGCGAAGGCGCAGGCGCTCACCGACAAGCCGGTAAAGGGCATGCTCACCGGGCCGATCACCATCCTCCAGTGGAGCTTCGTGCGCGATGACCTTCCACGGGCCTTGGTCGCGCTTCAGCTCGCCTTGGCAATCCGCCAGGAAGTCGTGGACCTGGAAGCCGCCGGCTTGAAGTTCATCCAAGTCGACGAGCCCGGCCTGCGCGAGGGCCTGCCGCTGGATGCCGCCGAACGCGAAAGTTATCTCGACGCCGCGGTCCGCGCCTTCCGCGTGTCGGTCGCCGGCGTCCGCGACGAAACGCAGATCCACACCCACATGTGCTACGCGGAATTCGACGACGTGGCCGGCGCCATCGCAGCACTGGAAGCCGACGTCATCTCGCTGGAAGCCTCGCGCAGCCGCATGGAGGCACTGCATGCCGTCACCGCCGGCGGCATCGGCTCGGACGTCGGCCCCGGCGTATGGGACATCCATTCGCCGCGCGTGCCCTCGGTGGAAGAAATGACGGCCCTGTTAGAGCGAGCGGCTGACGTGCTTCCCGCCGAGCGTCTGTGGGTGAACCCTGACTGCGGTCTCAAGACCCGCGGTTGGGAAGAGACCAAGGCCTCGCTGGAGAATCTCGTCGCCGCGGCGAAGGCATTGCGGACCAAGGTGACAGTGGGAGCCTGA
- a CDS encoding LysR family transcriptional regulator, whose amino-acid sequence MMGLWECFRVLEIRHLDSLIALAETGNLTRAGEKVSLSQSALSHQMRGLEEHYGLDLFERKTSPLRWTRAGERLLVLAYEVKRLARDAERDLARIGQGTAGTLRIAVECHSCFDWLMPAMDSLREGWPDVEMDIVSGFHPDPVGLLDENRADLVIVSTAKRRKGIEHHPLFEYDMPALLAHDHPLREKPYLTARDFSLETLITYPIPDNRMDLFRQVLEPAGVEPRERRTTELTVAILQLVKSRRGIAALPRWAVQPYLEKDYVAEIPITAKGLRASLHAATTREAAGQAFMQEFIETVRVTAAKQFDGIRLLD is encoded by the coding sequence ATGATGGGGCTGTGGGAATGCTTCCGCGTGCTGGAGATCCGCCACCTCGATTCCCTGATCGCCCTCGCTGAGACCGGCAACCTGACCCGTGCCGGTGAGAAAGTTTCGCTCAGCCAAAGCGCGCTGTCCCACCAGATGCGGGGGCTGGAGGAGCACTATGGGCTCGATCTCTTTGAGCGGAAGACCAGCCCGCTGCGCTGGACCCGGGCGGGCGAGCGGCTGTTAGTGCTGGCCTATGAGGTCAAGCGGCTGGCCCGCGATGCCGAGCGTGACCTTGCGCGGATCGGGCAAGGGACTGCGGGTACGCTGCGGATCGCGGTGGAGTGTCACTCGTGTTTCGACTGGCTGATGCCAGCGATGGATTCGTTGCGCGAAGGCTGGCCGGATGTGGAAATGGACATTGTCTCCGGCTTCCATCCGGATCCGGTCGGCTTGCTCGATGAGAATCGGGCGGATCTGGTGATTGTTTCCACGGCGAAGCGGCGGAAGGGCATCGAGCATCATCCCTTGTTCGAATACGACATGCCCGCGCTGCTGGCGCACGATCACCCGCTGCGGGAGAAGCCGTATCTAACGGCCCGCGATTTTTCGCTGGAGACGCTGATCACCTATCCGATCCCGGACAATCGCATGGACCTGTTCCGCCAGGTGCTGGAGCCGGCAGGCGTCGAGCCGCGGGAGCGCCGCACCACCGAGCTGACGGTGGCGATCCTGCAGCTCGTGAAAAGCCGCCGCGGGATTGCCGCGCTGCCGCGCTGGGCGGTGCAGCCATATTTGGAAAAGGACTATGTGGCCGAGATCCCGATCACCGCGAAGGGCCTGCGCGCCTCGCTGCACGCGGCGACCACCCGGGAGGCGGCGGGGCAGGCCTTCATGCAGGAATTCATTGAGACCGTTAGAGTGACGGCGGCGAAGCAGTTCGACGGGATCCGGCTGTTGGACTGA
- a CDS encoding aminotransferase class V-fold PLP-dependent enzyme — MALDSVTIRAEFPILAQEVNGRPLVYLDNAATTQKPLAVLDASRRYYEEINANIHRGTHHLARAATSAHEAARETVAKHLNAAETAEVIFTAGTTDSINLVASILTLSPGDEVLISTLEHHSNIVPWQMLCERSGATLKVIPVHDDGTLDQEAFRGLLTERTKVTAFNWISNAFGTVNPVLEMVAAAKSAGSLVLIDAAQAAPHLAIDVQALGADFVALSGHKVYAPTGIGVLWGKRAVLDALPPWRGGGEMIKEVTFEKTTYNELPFKYEAGTPNIEGAIALAAALDFVHGIGIEAISAHEKKLIAAAAEGLSSLPGVKLYGPADRAGALSFAIEGVHHYDLGTLIDQMGVAVRTGHHCCQPLMARFGITGTTRASFAVYNTAEEVEALVTAVDRACSMLR; from the coding sequence ATGGCACTCGATTCTGTCACGATCCGCGCTGAATTCCCGATCCTCGCGCAGGAGGTGAATGGCCGCCCACTGGTCTATCTGGACAATGCGGCGACCACCCAGAAGCCGCTGGCGGTGCTGGATGCCTCACGCCGCTACTACGAGGAAATCAACGCGAACATCCACCGCGGCACCCACCATCTGGCCCGCGCCGCGACCTCGGCCCACGAGGCGGCACGCGAGACCGTCGCCAAGCACCTGAATGCCGCCGAGACGGCCGAGGTGATTTTCACCGCCGGCACCACCGACTCGATCAATCTGGTGGCCTCCATTTTGACCCTGTCCCCGGGGGATGAGGTGCTGATTTCCACGCTGGAGCACCACTCGAACATCGTGCCCTGGCAGATGCTGTGCGAACGCAGCGGCGCGACCCTGAAGGTGATCCCGGTTCACGACGACGGCACGCTGGATCAGGAGGCTTTCCGCGGGCTGCTCACGGAGCGGACGAAGGTGACGGCGTTCAACTGGATCTCGAATGCCTTTGGCACTGTCAATCCTGTGCTCGAAATGGTCGCCGCTGCGAAGTCCGCGGGCTCGCTGGTCTTGATCGATGCCGCGCAGGCCGCGCCGCACCTGGCCATCGACGTGCAGGCGCTCGGTGCCGATTTCGTCGCATTGTCCGGTCACAAGGTCTATGCGCCGACCGGGATCGGCGTGCTGTGGGGCAAGCGTGCGGTCCTCGATGCCCTGCCGCCGTGGCGCGGGGGGGGCGAGATGATCAAGGAGGTGACCTTTGAGAAGACCACCTACAATGAGCTGCCTTTCAAATACGAGGCTGGAACGCCGAACATTGAGGGCGCGATCGCCCTCGCGGCGGCGCTCGACTTTGTCCACGGCATCGGGATCGAGGCGATCTCGGCGCATGAGAAGAAGCTGATCGCCGCTGCGGCTGAGGGCCTTTCGTCGCTGCCGGGGGTGAAGCTTTACGGGCCGGCCGACCGGGCGGGGGCGCTTTCGTTCGCGATCGAGGGGGTGCACCACTACGACCTCGGGACATTGATCGACCAGATGGGTGTGGCGGTGCGGACGGGCCACCATTGCTGCCAGCCGCTGATGGCGCGCTTTGGCATCACGGGCACCACGCGGGCGTCCTTTGCGGTCTATAATACTGCGGAGGAGGTCGAGGCTCTGGTGACGGCGGTGGACCGGGCGTGCAGTATGCTCCGCTAA